In a genomic window of Longimicrobiaceae bacterium:
- a CDS encoding acetate--CoA ligase family protein, which produces MSETNSGGAAMAAAALDPEELRVSRLRAVRGPNFWRLAPVIACDVRLGTLEDVTSAHIPGFTGRLLELLPTLREHPCSRGEEGGFVERLEEGTHFPHILEHVSLELQTLAGSDVSFGRVVASGDEGVWWLIVAYEEEDVGLQAVRDAVKIVRACMTGAEIDAAGMVEDLRDLLQGVRLGPSTEAIVEEARRRGIPVRRLNSYSLVQLGLGKNLRRIQAAMSDYTSAIAVEIAQDKDDTKRVLERVGLPVPSGGVARTVDDAVALAGEVGYPVLLKPLDASHGEGISARVDDADGVRRAFAAAVAAARGAPIVVVERFAVGRDHRVLVVGGRAVACAERVPAHVVGDGTSDVRTLVVRANADPRR; this is translated from the coding sequence ATGTCCGAGACGAACAGCGGCGGCGCCGCGATGGCCGCCGCCGCGCTCGACCCCGAAGAGCTTCGCGTGAGCCGCCTGCGCGCGGTGCGCGGGCCCAACTTCTGGCGCCTGGCGCCGGTGATCGCCTGCGACGTGCGCCTGGGGACGCTCGAGGACGTGACCTCGGCCCACATCCCCGGCTTCACCGGCCGCCTGCTGGAGCTGCTGCCCACGCTCCGCGAGCACCCCTGCTCGCGCGGCGAGGAGGGCGGCTTCGTGGAGCGGCTGGAGGAGGGCACGCACTTCCCCCACATCCTGGAGCACGTCTCCCTCGAGCTCCAGACGCTCGCCGGCTCCGACGTCTCGTTCGGCCGCGTGGTCGCGAGCGGAGACGAGGGCGTGTGGTGGCTGATCGTGGCGTACGAGGAGGAGGACGTGGGCCTGCAGGCGGTGCGCGACGCGGTGAAGATCGTGCGCGCCTGCATGACGGGCGCGGAGATCGACGCGGCGGGGATGGTGGAGGACCTGCGCGACCTGCTCCAGGGCGTGCGCCTGGGCCCGTCTACCGAGGCCATCGTGGAGGAGGCGCGGCGGCGCGGCATCCCCGTGCGGCGCCTCAACTCGTACTCCCTCGTCCAGCTGGGCCTGGGGAAGAACCTGCGCCGCATCCAGGCGGCGATGAGCGACTACACCAGCGCCATCGCCGTCGAGATCGCGCAGGACAAGGACGACACCAAGCGCGTGCTCGAGCGCGTGGGGCTTCCGGTCCCGAGCGGCGGTGTCGCGCGCACCGTGGACGACGCGGTCGCCCTGGCCGGGGAGGTCGGCTATCCCGTGCTCCTCAAGCCGCTCGACGCCAGCCACGGCGAGGGGATCTCCGCCCGCGTCGACGACGCCGACGGGGTGCGGCGCGCCTTCGCCGCCGCCGTCGCGGCGGCGCGCGGCGCGCCGATCGTCGTCGTCGAGCGCTTCGCCGTCGGGCGCGACCACCGCGTGCTCGTCGTGGGCGGCCGGGCGGTGGCGTGCGCCGAGCGCGTGCCCGCGCACGTGGTGGGCGACGGCACGTCCGACGTGCGCACGCTGGTCGTCCGCGCCAACGCCGATCCGCGGCGC
- a CDS encoding TonB family protein: MSGIEGLLAGRTLAGRYSVEKVIGRGGMGAVYRATDERLGRPVAVKVMMVPASDADSRERVRQRFLREAQAAARLRHPNVVTVHDFGVDEELGLDYLVMELLEGEDLAAAMARAGRMPPATALGILGQAASGLAAGHRAGMVHRDVKPGNLFLETGEQGGVEVRVLDFGIAQVAFDDLTLTHVTVAGRGPLSPAYASPEQLAGERRLTPASDVFSLGAVALYLLTGERPLTGGDPGRTGDEVDAGIAAAEGVPGVTPALVEVLRRAMSTNPTARFADGAAFREALDAVRSGDDATALHLAAEPPPGAPFIPLGAPVVEGPDRRSFPRPPEDATEFAPAPSAGSAAARHSAGMDTHPAEPAASPVGVVPRRRSRAWIVPLLLLLAIAAAAAYWLTRPQPQPVPAPVAVVDSAAIRDSLRVADSVRIASAAADTVIRRDSVARAELLRRQTDSVRQVRDSAAAAAPPPLPPPPVVDPNATYTLGELDAPPALRNRDEMARLLDRRYPSMYRNQGGNVTIRLTIDTEGRVDKGSIAVVSSSSRAFEDPARQVAERMRFQPATRAGQPVRARLDFPIVWQPTQ; encoded by the coding sequence ATGTCTGGAATCGAAGGGCTGCTCGCCGGGCGCACGCTAGCGGGCCGCTACAGCGTGGAGAAGGTGATCGGGCGCGGCGGCATGGGCGCCGTGTACCGGGCCACCGACGAGCGGCTGGGGCGCCCCGTGGCCGTGAAGGTGATGATGGTGCCCGCCAGCGACGCCGACTCGCGCGAGCGGGTGCGCCAGCGCTTCCTGCGCGAGGCGCAGGCCGCCGCGCGCCTGCGCCATCCCAACGTGGTGACGGTGCACGACTTCGGGGTCGACGAGGAGCTGGGGCTGGACTACCTGGTGATGGAGCTGCTGGAGGGCGAGGACCTCGCCGCCGCCATGGCGCGCGCGGGCCGGATGCCGCCGGCGACCGCCCTCGGCATCCTGGGCCAGGCCGCGAGCGGCCTGGCCGCCGGGCACCGCGCGGGCATGGTGCACCGCGACGTGAAGCCGGGCAACCTCTTCCTGGAGACGGGCGAGCAGGGCGGGGTGGAGGTGCGCGTGCTGGACTTCGGCATCGCGCAGGTGGCGTTCGACGACCTCACGCTCACGCACGTGACCGTGGCCGGGCGCGGCCCGCTCTCGCCCGCGTACGCATCGCCCGAGCAGCTGGCGGGCGAGCGGCGGCTCACGCCCGCGTCGGACGTGTTCAGCCTGGGCGCCGTCGCGCTCTACCTGCTCACCGGCGAGCGCCCGCTCACCGGCGGCGACCCCGGCCGCACCGGCGACGAGGTGGACGCCGGTATCGCTGCGGCCGAGGGGGTGCCGGGCGTGACCCCGGCGCTGGTCGAGGTGCTGCGCCGGGCGATGTCCACCAACCCCACCGCCCGCTTCGCCGACGGCGCCGCCTTCCGCGAGGCGCTGGACGCCGTCCGGTCCGGCGACGACGCCACCGCTCTGCACCTGGCCGCCGAGCCGCCGCCCGGAGCGCCGTTCATCCCCCTGGGCGCCCCCGTGGTGGAGGGGCCGGACCGCCGCTCGTTCCCCCGCCCGCCGGAGGATGCCACGGAGTTCGCCCCCGCACCGTCGGCCGGGTCGGCCGCGGCGCGCCACTCCGCGGGGATGGACACGCATCCGGCGGAGCCAGCCGCATCCCCCGTCGGCGTCGTTCCCCGGCGCCGGAGCCGGGCGTGGATCGTCCCGCTCCTGCTGCTGCTCGCCATCGCGGCCGCCGCGGCGTACTGGCTCACCCGCCCGCAGCCGCAGCCCGTTCCGGCGCCGGTGGCGGTGGTGGACAGCGCCGCCATCCGCGACAGCCTGCGGGTGGCGGACAGCGTCCGCATCGCCTCGGCCGCGGCAGACACGGTGATCCGGCGCGACAGCGTCGCCCGGGCGGAGCTGCTGCGGCGGCAGACGGATTCGGTACGCCAGGTGCGCGACTCGGCCGCGGCCGCCGCCCCGCCGCCCCTGCCGCCGCCGCCGGTGGTGGACCCCAACGCCACGTACACGCTGGGCGAGCTGGACGCGCCGCCCGCCCTGCGCAACCGCGACGAGATGGCGCGCCTGCTGGACCGCCGCTACCCGTCCATGTACCGCAACCAGGGCGGCAACGTGACCATCCGCCTCACCATCGACACCGAGGGCAGGGTGGACAAGGGCTCCATCGCCGTGGTCAGCTCGTCCAGCCGCGCCTTCGAGGACCCGGCGCGGCAGGTGGCCGAGCGGATGCGCTTCCAGCCCGCCACGCGTGCGGGCCAGCCGGTGCGCGCCAGGCTGGACTTCCCCATCGTCTGGCAGCCCACGCAGTAG
- a CDS encoding amidohydrolase family protein gives MPIDPHYPILAALLALASCAPRPPTPSPTTADVVIEDVTLVDVREGRTREHLDVGLAGPRIAYVRRAGGAAVPAGARRVSGRGLFLIPGLWDMHSHSLWSADAVRTFLPAYVANGVTGIRDMGGTLEMLHAARDSIRAGSAYPRIYAAGAIVDGPEPVDPSISLAVGDSAGGRLAVDSLARAGADFVKVYSLLPRGAYFAVMDEARRLGIPVAGHVPVEVTPDEAARAGQRSIEHLRDELEPFCTPREPAPCAPLFEVFRRNGTWQVPTLVVLRMKALFGDTAYVTDPRLAYVPASLRASWLRERLGKIARGPDYAAGKRVRFADEMWLTGRLARERVPLMAGTDAGVAFSYPGFSLHDELALLVDAGLSNVEALRAATLAPAELMGAAGTLGTVEAGRAADLVLLRANPLRDIRATRQVETVVLRGRVIPRAGLDSLLAAVARDAR, from the coding sequence ATGCCGATCGATCCACACTATCCGATCCTCGCCGCACTGCTCGCGCTGGCATCGTGCGCGCCCCGCCCGCCGACGCCCTCGCCGACGACGGCGGACGTGGTGATCGAGGACGTGACCCTCGTGGACGTGCGCGAGGGGCGCACGCGCGAGCACCTGGACGTCGGGCTCGCGGGCCCGCGCATCGCTTACGTGCGGCGCGCGGGAGGGGCTGCCGTGCCCGCGGGAGCGCGGCGGGTGAGCGGGCGGGGGCTCTTCCTGATCCCCGGCCTGTGGGACATGCACAGCCACTCGCTGTGGTCGGCAGACGCGGTGCGGACCTTCCTGCCCGCGTACGTGGCGAACGGCGTCACCGGCATCCGCGACATGGGCGGCACGCTGGAGATGCTGCACGCTGCGCGCGATTCGATCCGGGCCGGCAGCGCGTATCCGCGCATCTACGCCGCAGGGGCCATCGTGGACGGGCCGGAGCCGGTGGACCCCAGCATCTCCCTGGCGGTGGGCGACAGCGCGGGCGGCCGCCTGGCGGTGGACTCGCTGGCGCGCGCGGGAGCCGACTTCGTGAAGGTCTACTCGCTCCTCCCGCGGGGCGCGTACTTCGCCGTGATGGACGAGGCGCGGCGGCTGGGCATCCCCGTAGCCGGGCACGTCCCCGTCGAGGTGACGCCGGACGAGGCGGCGCGCGCGGGCCAGCGCAGCATCGAGCACCTTCGCGACGAGCTGGAGCCGTTCTGCACGCCGCGCGAGCCCGCCCCGTGCGCCCCGCTGTTCGAGGTCTTCCGCCGCAACGGGACGTGGCAGGTGCCCACGCTGGTGGTGCTGCGGATGAAGGCGCTGTTCGGCGACACGGCGTACGTCACCGACCCGCGCCTGGCGTACGTGCCCGCGTCGCTGCGCGCGTCGTGGCTGCGGGAACGGCTGGGCAAGATCGCCCGCGGGCCGGACTACGCGGCGGGCAAGCGCGTGCGGTTCGCGGACGAGATGTGGCTCACCGGGCGCCTCGCGCGCGAGCGGGTGCCGCTGATGGCGGGAACGGACGCGGGCGTCGCGTTCTCGTATCCCGGCTTCAGCCTGCACGACGAGCTGGCGCTGCTGGTGGACGCCGGCCTCTCGAATGTCGAGGCGCTGCGGGCCGCCACCCTCGCCCCCGCGGAGCTCATGGGCGCTGCCGGCACGCTGGGCACGGTGGAGGCGGGCCGGGCCGCGGACCTGGTCCTCCTCCGCGCGAACCCGCTGCGCGACATCCGCGCGACGCGGCAGGTCGAGACCGTCGTCCTCCGTGGCCGCGTGATCCCCCGCGCCGGGCTGGACAGTCTCCTCGCCGCCGTCGCCCGCGACGCACGCTGA